The region TTGAGTCTGATGTGTTTTGTATTATATTAATCTGGACTACTTCTAAACCGCGTCTTGCAAGATTAGAGGATATTTATGATGAAAAGCAGGAACCACACGCCGATCAGTTGCGCATCTGTATTCGTCACTCTCATTCTGAGTGTTCTGATATTCGATTCATCTCTGCAGGCGGTAAGTCTGCGCCCCGATGTCCTGGAACGGATGCGTGCCGATGGCACTCTCGACAAATATGTGCAGGATATGCAGAATGCGCGCTCCAAAGGCGTCTGGGGGCAAGGTGACAAGTCGTTCAAACTGTCCACCTCAGCAGATGCGACGCCCGACACGATGCGAATAGTGGTGATATTAGTCGATTTCTCTGACAATGTGTGGACATCCGGACCGGACGGCACACTCGACTATTTTGAAGATCTGATTTTCTCCGATGGGGTCCTTCCCAAGGGGAGCATGAAGGAATTCTACATAGAGAATTCATACGGTAATTTCGTGCTCGCGGGTGAAGTGTATGGGTGGTATCGCATGCCACAGACTTATGCCTATTATGTCGACGGTCAGCGAGGGTTTGGAACATATCCACAGAATGCCCAGAAACTGGCTGAGGATGCAGTCAATGTTGCAAATGGAGACATAGACTATTCGCTGTATGATAATGACGGCGACGGGTACGTTGAGGGTCTCATGCTTGTCCATGCCGGAGAAGGGTATGAGACATCCGGAAATCTAAACCAGATACACTCACATCGATGGTTCATGCACAATGCGCAGTCTCTGGACGGCGTGTTCCTGAACGGTTACGCCATCCAGCCCGAACAGACAAGCGGTGGCGACGGACTGATCGACATCGGCGTATTCTGCCACGAGTTCGGGCACGTTCTCGGATTGCCCGATCTCTACGATACCGATTATTCATCCGCCGGACTGGGTGACTGGACTCTGATGGCATCAGGCAGCTACAACGGCGGAAGCATGAACCCTGCGCACTTAGATGCTTGGTGTAAGAAAGAACTCGGGTGGATAACGCTGGAGAACATAACCGTCAATGAAATCGGCCACGAGTTTCCTCGTAGCGAAGAAACACCATATGCAGCACGAATTTGGATGAACGGCAGTGCTGGATCGCAGTATTTTCTTGTGGAGAACAGACAGAGAGTTCTTTTCGATGCAAACATTCCGGGCGAAGGCCTGCTGATCTATCACATAGACGAAACCCAGTCTGGAAATCAGAATGAGAATCACTATCTGGTTGCTCTCGAGCAGGCAGATGGTCTCTTTGAACTCGAGCACAATACCGGTCAGGGGAACAGCGGGGATCCATACCCCGGATCGACAGATGCACGAGAGTTCACCGATCTAACGACACCGAACAGCAGGGACTATCCCGGCGTTCCTACCGAGGTTGCCGTCTGGAGCATATCCGACTCTGACAGCCTCATGACAGCAAATCTTGATATCAACTATTCACGACCACTATACATCCTCGAATCTCACGACTTTGATGACACTGCGGGTGGGGATGGCGACGGCATTTCGGAGCTGGGAGAAACAATCGATTTCTATTTCTCAGTGTCGAACATCTGGGCAGAGGCTACGAATGTAACTGCTGATCTGGCGGTAAATGACCCACGCATCATCTTCACGGTGCCTTCAATCAATCTCGGTACTATCTCATCAGGTGGGAATGCCAACAACAATGCATCTCCATTGCAGTTTCAGGTTCCGAGCGATATGGACACGCTCCAGCTGGAATTCTATCTGACGATCACACAAGATGGCGCGGTTGACACAACTCTTTTCACATTCGAACACAATGTCGGCGGCGTGGCAGTATTGATTGTCGATGATGATCGATCAGACATTGCATATTACGAGCACTATTTGACTGATGTACTCGACAGTTTGGCTTTGACTTATGACGTCTGGGACAAAAAAACCAAAGGCAGTCCGGGAGTCGACCAGGAAATTTACCCGACTGTCATGTGGCTGACCGGGGATCACCGGGACACGACGCTGGTTCCGGATGACAGAACATTCATCAAGAATTACCTCGATGCTGGTGGGCACAAACTTTTCATAACGGGGCAGGATATCGCGCAGCATCTATCATCAACCGACCCTGACATGCTCAGCGATTACTTCCATTGTTCTTACGGTGGAAGTCTGGTAGCTCAGTACATGGTGCGAGGAGCAGCCGGCTCCTATATC is a window of Candidatus Zixiibacteriota bacterium DNA encoding:
- a CDS encoding M6 family metalloprotease domain-containing protein codes for the protein MMKSRNHTPISCASVFVTLILSVLIFDSSLQAVSLRPDVLERMRADGTLDKYVQDMQNARSKGVWGQGDKSFKLSTSADATPDTMRIVVILVDFSDNVWTSGPDGTLDYFEDLIFSDGVLPKGSMKEFYIENSYGNFVLAGEVYGWYRMPQTYAYYVDGQRGFGTYPQNAQKLAEDAVNVANGDIDYSLYDNDGDGYVEGLMLVHAGEGYETSGNLNQIHSHRWFMHNAQSLDGVFLNGYAIQPEQTSGGDGLIDIGVFCHEFGHVLGLPDLYDTDYSSAGLGDWTLMASGSYNGGSMNPAHLDAWCKKELGWITLENITVNEIGHEFPRSEETPYAARIWMNGSAGSQYFLVENRQRVLFDANIPGEGLLIYHIDETQSGNQNENHYLVALEQADGLFELEHNTGQGNSGDPYPGSTDAREFTDLTTPNSRDYPGVPTEVAVWSISDSDSLMTANLDINYSRPLYILESHDFDDTAGGDGDGISELGETIDFYFSVSNIWAEATNVTADLAVNDPRIIFTVPSINLGTISSGGNANNNASPLQFQVPSDMDTLQLEFYLTITQDGAVDTTLFTFEHNVGGVAVLIVDDDRSDIAYYEHYLTDVLDSLALTYDVWDKKTKGSPGVDQEIYPTVMWLTGDHRDTTLVPDDRTFIKNYLDAGGHKLFITGQDIAQHLSSTDPDMLSDYFHCSYGGSLVAQYMVRGAAGSYIGRTDSLIITGTDDGAANQASADWLIPADATEICFRYLDGSAAALEISEQDYRAVFFGFGFEAVNSTYTGYNFESRLTVMRRILKFFDLADEFICGDANNSGEVDIDDAIYLIAYSYLSGPAPIPVESGDLNCDGKINLLDIVGLVNYLFRGGPVPCSSCP